One Candidatus Margulisiibacteriota bacterium genomic window carries:
- a CDS encoding DNA-directed RNA polymerase subunit beta, which yields MATKTIAPRENLYNSKVEDKIKVPNLISLQIDSFEDFVKNGIKEELAAISPIKGFGNRLELEFLDQYKLDEPDFDVEECKERELTYSAPLRCKVRLLDKETGEVKEQEVYMGNIPVMTKKGTFLINGAERVIVSQFVRSPGVYFKEKKDKQGFVTFHATVIPNRGAWLEVETDKQGNLYVHINKVRKLPLNVFLGALGIEEKEMIKSIKEKELIKQTIEKSGVHGLEDSLREVYYRLKPGDPFNKDAAHNLMKGLFFNSKTFDLGKVGRYKMNNRLSLKVDENQVLLTNEDIFAVVNEIGKLMTGEGLTDDIDHLGNRRVRCAGELMQKQLRVGLARLERLINEQMTVNEPDQIVPQKLINIRPLMAVMREFFGTSQLSQFMDQTNPLAELTHRRRLSALGPGGLTKERAGFEVRDIHPSHYGRICVVETPEGQNAGLIGPLALFAKTNKFGFIETPYLKVTNGKISKDVVYLTADIEDYYRIAPYDIQSKDGLIVEDRVPVRYRKEFVYSKKEEVNYIGISPRQMFGISTSLIPFLEHNDANRALMGSNMQRQATPLVKPDRPYVGTGLEFDIAKYAGSLCLAEADGDVTYVDANKIVVKEKGNNERVYNLLKFQKSNQNTWVNQRPLVSMGQKIKEGDVLADGASTKEGELSLGKNLLIAFMPWEGLNFEDSVVISEKLVIDDMFTTVHISKFEVEVRTTKLGNEELTREVANVSEDLLSQLNEDGIIRVGAEVKPGDILVGKVTPKGESEPPAEEKLLRAIFGEKARDMKDTSLRVPPGEYGKIIKIKEFSKENKDNLPPGILKIVRIYIGHLRKVQIGDKVAGRHGNKGVISKILPIEDMPMLPDGTALDMILNPLGVPSRMNVGQIYETLLGNASHALNKHYEVNPFDEVLEEENSLHAIASEIEKAKLEKGFEWLDVDGKVNLRDGRTGLPFERPVFCGYMYMLKLIHQVDDKIHARSTGPYSLVTQQPLGGKAQFGGQRFGEMEVWALEAYGAAHVLQEMLTIKSDDVTGRAKAYESIIKGKTIQRLGVPESFKVLVRELRSIALDLKLLNEDNEEIERL from the coding sequence GTGGCTACGAAAACAATTGCTCCAAGAGAAAATTTATATAACTCAAAAGTAGAAGATAAAATAAAAGTTCCAAATCTGATTAGTTTACAAATTGATTCGTTTGAAGATTTTGTAAAAAATGGTATTAAGGAAGAATTAGCAGCTATTTCTCCTATCAAAGGATTTGGTAATAGATTAGAACTTGAATTTCTAGATCAATATAAGCTAGATGAACCGGATTTTGATGTTGAAGAATGTAAAGAAAGAGAATTAACTTACTCTGCTCCCCTAAGGTGCAAAGTAAGGTTGCTTGATAAAGAAACAGGAGAAGTAAAAGAACAAGAAGTATATATGGGAAATATTCCTGTGATGACAAAAAAAGGGACTTTTTTAATTAATGGAGCTGAAAGAGTCATCGTAAGCCAGTTTGTTCGTTCGCCAGGTGTTTATTTTAAAGAAAAGAAAGATAAACAAGGATTTGTTACTTTTCATGCTACGGTTATTCCCAATAGAGGTGCTTGGTTAGAAGTTGAAACTGATAAGCAAGGTAATTTATATGTGCATATTAATAAAGTAAGAAAGTTGCCTTTAAATGTTTTTCTTGGTGCCTTAGGTATCGAAGAAAAAGAAATGATAAAAAGTATTAAAGAAAAAGAGCTTATTAAACAAACGATTGAAAAAAGCGGAGTTCACGGTTTAGAAGATTCTTTAAGGGAAGTTTATTATAGACTTAAGCCAGGAGATCCTTTTAATAAAGATGCTGCTCATAACTTAATGAAAGGCTTGTTTTTTAATAGCAAGACTTTTGATTTAGGCAAAGTCGGACGTTATAAAATGAACAACAGATTGAGTCTTAAAGTAGATGAAAATCAAGTTCTTTTAACTAATGAAGATATTTTTGCAGTAGTTAACGAAATTGGCAAATTAATGACAGGCGAAGGCTTAACAGATGATATCGACCACTTAGGCAACAGAAGAGTAAGATGTGCTGGTGAATTGATGCAAAAACAGTTAAGAGTTGGTCTAGCTAGACTAGAAAGACTTATTAATGAGCAAATGACCGTTAATGAGCCTGATCAAATTGTTCCACAAAAACTTATTAATATTAGACCATTAATGGCTGTTATGAGAGAGTTTTTTGGTACATCACAGTTGTCACAGTTTATGGATCAAACAAACCCACTAGCAGAGTTAACTCATAGAAGAAGATTATCTGCTTTAGGACCTGGTGGTTTGACTAAAGAAAGAGCTGGGTTTGAAGTAAGAGACATTCATCCTTCGCATTATGGAAGAATTTGTGTGGTTGAAACTCCTGAAGGTCAGAACGCTGGGCTTATTGGTCCTTTAGCATTATTTGCGAAGACAAATAAGTTTGGATTTATTGAAACACCATATTTAAAAGTAACTAATGGTAAGATTTCTAAAGATGTAGTTTATTTAACTGCTGATATCGAAGACTATTACAGAATTGCTCCTTACGATATTCAATCAAAAGACGGTTTAATTGTAGAAGACAGAGTTCCTGTTAGATATAGAAAAGAATTCGTTTACTCAAAAAAAGAGGAAGTAAATTATATTGGTATTTCACCAAGACAAATGTTTGGTATATCAACATCATTGATTCCATTTCTTGAGCATAACGATGCGAACAGAGCCTTGATGGGTTCTAACATGCAACGTCAAGCGACTCCACTTGTAAAGCCAGACAGACCATATGTAGGGACTGGTTTGGAGTTTGATATTGCTAAATATGCTGGTTCTCTTTGTTTAGCTGAGGCTGACGGAGACGTAACATATGTTGATGCCAATAAAATTGTTGTGAAAGAAAAAGGCAACAATGAAAGAGTTTACAATTTGTTGAAGTTTCAAAAAAGCAACCAGAACACTTGGGTTAATCAAAGACCACTTGTTTCTATGGGCCAAAAAATTAAAGAAGGCGATGTGCTTGCTGACGGAGCATCTACTAAGGAGGGCGAGCTGTCCTTGGGTAAAAATTTACTAATAGCTTTTATGCCTTGGGAAGGGCTAAACTTTGAAGACTCTGTTGTTATAAGTGAAAAATTAGTAATAGATGATATGTTTACTACGGTTCATATTAGTAAGTTTGAAGTTGAAGTTAGAACAACGAAACTTGGTAATGAAGAACTGACAAGAGAAGTAGCCAATGTTTCAGAAGATTTGCTGAGTCAATTAAATGAAGACGGTATCATTAGAGTCGGCGCTGAAGTTAAACCGGGAGATATTTTGGTAGGCAAGGTAACACCTAAAGGTGAGTCTGAACCGCCTGCAGAAGAAAAACTTTTAAGAGCTATTTTCGGCGAAAAAGCTAGAGACATGAAGGATACATCCTTGAGAGTTCCTCCTGGAGAATATGGAAAAATTATTAAAATAAAAGAATTTTCCAAAGAAAATAAAGATAATTTACCACCAGGAATTTTGAAGATTGTTAGAATATATATTGGTCATTTGAGAAAAGTTCAAATTGGTGACAAGGTGGCAGGAAGACATGGTAATAAAGGGGTTATCTCTAAGATATTACCTATTGAAGATATGCCAATGCTACCAGATGGAACAGCTCTTGATATGATTTTGAACCCACTTGGAGTTCCTTCTCGTATGAACGTTGGTCAAATATATGAAACATTATTAGGTAATGCTTCACATGCTTTGAATAAGCATTATGAAGTTAACCCATTTGATGAAGTTTTAGAAGAAGAGAATTCTTTACATGCGATTGCTAGTGAAATAGAAAAAGCTAAGCTGGAAAAAGGATTTGAATGGTTAGATGTAGACGGAAAAGTTAATTTGAGAGATGGAAGAACAGGACTTCCTTTTGAAAGACCTGTATTTTGTGGATATATGTATATGTTAAAGTTAATCCATCAAGTTGACGACAAGATTCACGCTAGATCAACTGGTCCATACTCATTAGTAACTCAACAGCCATTGGGTGGTAAAGCTCAGTTCGGTGGACAGAGATTTGGAGAGATGGAAGTTTGGGCATTAGAAGCTTATGGTGCAGCACATGTATTACAAGAAATGTTGACTATTAAATCTGACGATGTAACCGGAAGAGCAAAAGCTTATGAGTCGATTATTAAAGGAAAGACGATTCAGCGACTTGGCGTTCCTGAATCATTCAAAGTACTTGTTAGAGAGTTAAGAAGTATTGCGCTTGACCTTAAATTGTTGAATGAAGACAATGAAGAAATCGAAAGATTATAG
- the rplA gene encoding 50S ribosomal protein L1: MKKYSKIYNQNVALREKPLYTLDEGIDCLKKMESAKFDETVEFTVKLGVDVRQSDQQVRGTLILPHGIGKKIKIVVIAKGEKVTEAEKAGADEVGSEDMVDKIKAGWVDFDILLTTPDMMKDVGQLGKVLGKRGLMPSPKTGTITFDIKKAIEEFRKGKVEYRADKYGIVHMPVGKKAFDNQKLKENIVAIYDVLLKAKPASAKGVYLKGTYLAATMSPGIDIDSSTIA; the protein is encoded by the coding sequence ATGAAAAAGTATTCAAAAATATATAACCAAAATGTAGCACTAAGAGAGAAGCCTCTCTATACCTTAGATGAAGGAATTGATTGTTTAAAAAAGATGGAATCAGCAAAATTTGATGAAACCGTTGAGTTTACTGTTAAGTTGGGCGTGGACGTTAGACAAAGTGACCAACAGGTGAGAGGAACATTGATTCTTCCACATGGTATTGGTAAGAAAATTAAAATTGTTGTAATTGCTAAAGGCGAAAAAGTAACAGAAGCTGAAAAAGCTGGTGCTGATGAAGTTGGCAGTGAAGACATGGTTGATAAAATTAAAGCAGGATGGGTTGATTTTGATATATTATTAACTACTCCAGATATGATGAAAGATGTTGGTCAACTAGGTAAGGTTTTAGGTAAAAGAGGATTAATGCCTTCGCCAAAAACTGGAACTATAACTTTCGACATCAAGAAAGCTATTGAAGAATTTAGAAAAGGTAAGGTAGAATACCGTGCTGACAAATATGGAATAGTTCATATGCCAGTTGGCAAGAAAGCTTTTGATAATCAAAAGTTAAAAGAAAATATCGTAGCAATATACGATGTTTTATTAAAGGCAAAACCAGCTTCTGCAAAAGGAGTTTATTTGAAAGGAACCTATCTAGCTGCGACAATGAGTCCTGGTATAGATATTGATTCTTCGACAATAGCCTAA
- the secE gene encoding preprotein translocase subunit SecE, producing MKMIGYLQDTRQELSKVTWPTKNKVLSLVAVVFVIVLIVLGYVFIVDSLIAFIFKLLGRLI from the coding sequence ATGAAGATGATAGGATATTTACAAGATACTAGACAAGAACTTAGCAAAGTTACTTGGCCAACAAAAAACAAAGTATTGTCTTTGGTAGCCGTCGTTTTTGTGATAGTATTAATCGTTCTTGGATATGTCTTTATAGTGGACTCATTGATAGCGTTTATTTTTAAACTTTTAGGAAGATTAATATAA
- the rplL gene encoding 50S ribosomal protein L7/L12 yields MEIVLSKEAQTVLDTVEKMSVLDLSHLVKALEEKFGVTAAAPVAVAAAAVAGGDVAQEAVTDEVSVVLASAGDKKIAVLKVVREITGLGLKEAKEVVDTCPKSIKEGVTKAEAEEIKAKIEAEGGKVEIK; encoded by the coding sequence ATGGAAATAGTATTAAGTAAAGAAGCACAAACAGTATTAGATACTGTAGAAAAGATGTCTGTTCTAGACCTTTCACATTTAGTGAAAGCACTAGAAGAAAAGTTTGGCGTAACTGCTGCTGCTCCTGTTGCTGTAGCTGCTGCTGCAGTTGCTGGTGGAGATGTTGCTCAAGAAGCAGTAACTGATGAGGTCTCTGTCGTTTTGGCATCTGCAGGCGATAAGAAGATCGCTGTACTTAAAGTAGTTAGAGAAATTACAGGACTAGGATTGAAAGAAGCAAAAGAAGTTGTAGATACATGTCCAAAGTCAATTAAAGAAGGCGTTACAAAAGCTGAAGCTGAAGAAATCAAAGCTAAAATTGAAGCTGAAGGTGGAAAAGTAGAAATAAAGTAG
- the rplK gene encoding 50S ribosomal protein L11: protein MAKKIKGYIKLQIQAGKANPAPPIGPALGQQGVNIMEFCKAYNDRTKDMAGQVIPVIITVFEDRSFDFILKTPPVSDLLKKYAKIQKGSAEPNKNKVGSISMEQIKEIAQIKLKDLNANTIDVAMKVVMGSARSMGITVTE, encoded by the coding sequence GTGGCAAAGAAAATTAAAGGATATATCAAGTTACAAATTCAGGCAGGTAAGGCCAATCCTGCTCCACCTATTGGTCCAGCATTAGGACAACAAGGTGTTAACATTATGGAGTTCTGTAAGGCATACAATGACAGAACAAAGGATATGGCTGGACAAGTAATACCAGTAATAATTACTGTATTTGAAGATAGGAGTTTTGATTTTATATTAAAGACACCTCCAGTTTCAGATTTACTTAAAAAGTATGCAAAAATTCAAAAAGGTTCTGCTGAACCAAATAAGAATAAAGTTGGGTCTATTTCAATGGAACAAATAAAAGAAATTGCTCAGATAAAACTAAAAGATTTGAATGCAAATACAATTGATGTTGCTATGAAAGTAGTAATGGGATCAGCCCGTAGTATGGGCATTACGGTAACGGAGTAG
- the nusG gene encoding transcription termination/antitermination protein NusG: MEMTEEGKEVEIIEEVLETVEETEEETETVEKQEEKEQGDWYIIQTYSNYEHKVKNSLENRIQTLKLTDKVFEILIPEEEVVEVKNNKKIEKIRKMYPGYIFVRMTFDSELWYVMKRVPGLSKFMGDATAPAPVRDEEMLKVLRQVGVKVQKFQVDFEVGDMVKIISGPFRGYNGPVKEINAEKGKIKSTILIFGRETPVEIGFDQIEKAAE; this comes from the coding sequence ATGGAAATGACAGAAGAAGGAAAAGAAGTAGAAATAATAGAAGAAGTTTTAGAGACTGTTGAAGAAACAGAAGAAGAAACTGAAACAGTAGAGAAACAAGAAGAGAAAGAGCAAGGAGATTGGTATATCATCCAAACTTACTCTAATTATGAGCATAAAGTAAAAAACAGTTTAGAGAACAGAATTCAAACACTTAAGCTTACTGACAAGGTTTTTGAAATATTAATACCTGAAGAAGAAGTTGTGGAAGTAAAGAATAATAAAAAAATAGAAAAGATTAGGAAAATGTATCCTGGATATATTTTTGTCAGAATGACTTTTGATTCTGAATTATGGTATGTAATGAAGAGAGTGCCTGGTTTATCAAAATTTATGGGTGATGCTACTGCACCAGCGCCTGTAAGAGATGAAGAAATGCTTAAGGTATTAAGACAAGTAGGCGTTAAGGTTCAGAAATTCCAAGTCGATTTTGAAGTCGGCGATATGGTCAAGATTATTTCTGGTCCATTTAGAGGATATAATGGTCCAGTTAAAGAAATTAATGCAGAAAAAGGAAAAATCAAATCAACAATTCTCATCTTCGGTAGAGAAACCCCTGTTGAAATTGGGTTTGATCAGATAGAAAAAGCAGCAGAATAA
- the rpoC gene encoding DNA-directed RNA polymerase subunit beta', protein MLIRNYDEFKKLKITLASAERIRLWSHGEVTKPETINYRTFRPERNGLFCERIFGPVKDWECSCGKYRRVRYRGIVCERCGVEVTHSKVRRERMGHIELASPVTHIWYLKGVPSFMGVLLDMTVKALEEVVYYDSYIITEVAPELEAILEIKQRISEQQYYELREKYGDKFKADIGAKAIKTLLKKLDLKKLIVELKEDIKDSTNQKRLKLTKRYRVVDSFLTSGNKPEWMIMDAIPIMPPDLRPMVQLEGGRFATSDLNDLYRRVINRNNRLKRLLDIGAPNMIVKNEMRMLQEAVDVLLNNGRRGRIVTGGNGRPLKSLSDIIQGKNGRFRQNLLGKRVDYSGRSVIVVGPKLKIHQCGLPKMMALELFKPFVIRKLVEKGFVQNVKSAKRKIDRKDIEIWDVLEEIIDGYPVLLNRAPTLHRLGIQAFEPVLVEGKALQLHPLVCTAFNADFDGDQMAIHIPLTVEAKTEARLLMLANNNVLAPANGRSVITPSQDMVLGIYYLTIADKEMMKVKPRIYSDFDAVIKAFGMGAVTLHTRIQVKHKNEVLDTTVGRVVFNASISESLLSDNLPEQDFINEVNGKKQLANLISEWHDNYGNRATARLADKLKDLGFAYATKAGVSIALSDLIVFPEKKEIIAKAFVEVDRMESLKERGIISNQERRLRELEVWRTTVEKVTNAMKNSFDELNSVYMMASSGARGSIDQVKQLAGMRGLMSDATGDTVDIPILTNFREGLTSTEYFISTYGARKGLVDIALRTADSGYLTRRLVDIGQDILITEEDCRTTNSVRITAIKEGYGEVISLEERLIGRVCLDKIVDPETGKVVIDIDETISPKISKVIGKLGIKEVQVRSVITCEAKRGLCQKCYGEDLSSRQLINLGEAVGIIAAQSIGEPGTQLTMRTFHTGGVDLSRAAKLEVAAELDGKVSFLDKLATQDILDEYGDKITVVTGAGTIKVAGSNGQEQVISASEGFELLVKNKTTIKKGEIIFSHDPTLNYLKVTASGEVIYSKSLETIENIVEGKTLNYVAKTNGEIYVLDISKSKVYGISESDKVKVVVGQYLDAGATISTKNKADFPGVVYKVSAGSVEVVPAKTYVIETGSIIFRKNGEKIANGELLRKEKRINFGTKAKDIVAGLPKVEALFESRTSKNKAIISSIAGLVEINTKDAQKVVSVINENEQVDYKIPLDSRIIVQAGDKIIKGSLITEGVVSPHDILEVLGVQSVQEYLLEEVQKVYRGQGVTINDKHIEVILRQMTKKVKIVSMGDSTMLPGELVDINQFRAENTELIEKGKEIALGERVLLGITKASLNTESFISAASFQETAKVLTEAAIKGKVDEMYGLKENVIIGKLIPAGTGFYASIPVSLQSTLEPKKDEVLELEI, encoded by the coding sequence ATGTTAATTAGAAACTATGATGAATTTAAGAAATTAAAGATAACGCTTGCTTCTGCCGAAAGGATCAGATTATGGTCTCACGGAGAAGTAACAAAGCCAGAAACGATTAACTACAGAACATTCAGACCTGAGAGAAACGGTTTGTTCTGTGAAAGAATTTTTGGACCAGTTAAGGACTGGGAATGTTCTTGTGGTAAGTATCGAAGAGTTAGATATAGAGGTATTGTTTGTGAAAGATGCGGAGTTGAAGTAACACATTCCAAAGTCAGAAGAGAAAGAATGGGGCATATTGAATTAGCGTCACCAGTAACTCACATCTGGTATCTCAAGGGAGTTCCATCATTTATGGGAGTTCTTCTTGATATGACTGTAAAAGCATTAGAAGAAGTTGTTTATTATGATAGCTATATTATTACAGAAGTTGCTCCAGAATTAGAAGCAATACTAGAGATTAAACAACGTATATCAGAGCAACAATATTATGAGCTTCGAGAAAAGTATGGTGATAAGTTTAAGGCTGATATTGGTGCAAAGGCTATCAAAACCTTATTAAAGAAACTTGACCTTAAAAAGCTAATTGTTGAGTTAAAAGAAGACATTAAAGATTCAACTAATCAAAAAAGATTAAAACTTACTAAACGATATAGAGTAGTGGATTCATTTTTAACTTCAGGGAATAAGCCAGAGTGGATGATAATGGATGCTATTCCAATAATGCCACCAGATTTAAGGCCGATGGTGCAGTTAGAAGGTGGAAGATTTGCTACTTCTGACCTTAATGATTTATATAGAAGAGTCATTAACAGAAATAATCGTTTGAAAAGATTATTAGATATTGGCGCTCCCAATATGATTGTTAAAAATGAAATGAGAATGCTACAAGAAGCAGTGGATGTTCTTCTTAATAATGGTAGAAGAGGAAGAATTGTTACTGGCGGTAATGGTAGACCATTAAAGTCCTTAAGTGACATTATTCAAGGAAAGAATGGTCGTTTTCGTCAGAATTTACTTGGTAAACGTGTCGATTATTCTGGTCGTTCGGTAATTGTTGTTGGTCCAAAACTGAAGATTCACCAATGTGGACTTCCGAAAATGATGGCGTTAGAGCTTTTTAAACCATTTGTAATTAGAAAACTGGTGGAAAAAGGTTTTGTTCAGAATGTTAAGAGCGCCAAAAGAAAAATTGATAGAAAAGATATTGAAATTTGGGACGTTTTAGAAGAAATTATTGATGGTTATCCAGTTCTTCTTAATAGAGCACCTACATTACATAGACTTGGGATTCAAGCGTTTGAACCTGTCTTAGTTGAAGGTAAAGCACTTCAATTACATCCTTTGGTTTGTACAGCATTTAACGCTGACTTTGACGGCGACCAAATGGCAATACATATTCCTTTGACTGTTGAAGCAAAAACAGAAGCAAGATTATTAATGCTAGCGAACAATAATGTACTTGCACCAGCAAACGGACGATCTGTTATTACTCCTTCTCAGGATATGGTTTTGGGTATTTATTATTTAACCATTGCTGACAAAGAAATGATGAAAGTTAAACCAAGAATTTATAGTGATTTTGATGCAGTTATAAAAGCATTTGGCATGGGCGCTGTTACCTTGCACACTAGAATTCAAGTTAAACATAAAAATGAAGTTCTTGACACAACAGTTGGTAGGGTAGTTTTTAATGCCTCTATCAGTGAATCGTTGCTTTCTGATAATCTTCCAGAACAAGATTTTATTAATGAAGTTAATGGAAAAAAACAATTAGCTAATTTAATTTCAGAATGGCATGATAATTATGGTAATAGGGCGACAGCAAGATTGGCAGACAAGCTAAAAGACTTAGGTTTTGCTTATGCTACAAAGGCTGGGGTTTCAATTGCTCTTTCTGATCTTATTGTTTTTCCAGAGAAAAAAGAGATTATTGCTAAAGCATTTGTAGAAGTAGACAGAATGGAAAGCCTTAAAGAACGCGGAATTATTAGCAACCAAGAACGAAGGTTAAGAGAATTAGAAGTATGGAGAACAACAGTTGAAAAAGTAACTAATGCCATGAAAAATTCTTTTGATGAATTAAACAGTGTTTATATGATGGCAAGTTCAGGTGCTCGAGGAAGTATCGATCAAGTTAAACAGTTGGCTGGGATGAGAGGACTTATGTCTGATGCAACCGGAGATACTGTAGATATTCCAATTTTAACAAATTTTAGAGAAGGTTTAACTTCGACTGAATATTTTATTTCTACATATGGGGCTAGAAAAGGTCTTGTAGATATAGCGTTACGTACTGCTGACTCTGGTTATTTAACTAGACGTTTAGTTGATATTGGACAAGATATTTTAATTACAGAAGAAGATTGTCGCACAACAAATAGCGTGAGAATAACTGCTATTAAAGAAGGTTATGGCGAAGTTATTTCTTTAGAAGAAAGATTAATTGGTAGAGTGTGTCTAGATAAAATAGTTGATCCAGAGACTGGTAAGGTTGTTATTGATATTGATGAAACAATAAGTCCTAAAATATCCAAAGTAATCGGCAAACTTGGTATTAAAGAAGTACAGGTTCGTTCTGTTATTACTTGTGAAGCAAAAAGAGGGCTATGTCAAAAATGTTATGGTGAAGACTTAAGTAGCCGTCAGTTAATCAATCTTGGTGAAGCTGTTGGTATTATTGCAGCTCAGTCTATTGGTGAGCCAGGTACACAGCTAACTATGAGAACTTTCCACACAGGAGGGGTCGACCTTTCAAGAGCAGCAAAGCTAGAAGTTGCTGCAGAGCTAGATGGGAAAGTGAGCTTTTTAGATAAACTTGCAACCCAAGATATTTTAGATGAGTATGGAGACAAAATAACAGTAGTAACTGGAGCTGGTACTATTAAAGTTGCGGGTAGTAATGGGCAAGAACAAGTCATCAGTGCTTCAGAAGGATTTGAGTTACTGGTAAAGAATAAGACGACAATTAAAAAAGGCGAAATTATTTTTTCACACGATCCTACTCTTAATTATTTGAAAGTTACTGCTTCTGGTGAAGTAATCTATTCTAAATCTTTGGAAACAATTGAAAATATTGTTGAAGGAAAGACTCTTAACTATGTAGCAAAAACAAATGGTGAGATTTATGTATTAGATATCTCTAAATCAAAGGTTTATGGAATTTCTGAAAGTGATAAAGTAAAAGTAGTTGTAGGTCAATACTTAGATGCAGGAGCTACTATTTCTACTAAGAATAAAGCAGATTTTCCAGGAGTTGTTTACAAGGTTTCTGCCGGAAGCGTTGAAGTCGTCCCAGCAAAAACATATGTTATTGAAACTGGCTCAATTATATTTAGAAAAAATGGTGAAAAAATTGCGAACGGTGAATTGTTAAGGAAAGAAAAGAGAATTAACTTTGGGACAAAGGCAAAAGATATTGTTGCTGGTCTTCCAAAAGTTGAAGCTTTATTCGAGTCTAGAACTTCTAAGAACAAAGCAATTATTTCTTCAATCGCTGGATTAGTTGAGATAAACACAAAAGATGCTCAAAAGGTTGTGTCTGTAATCAACGAGAATGAACAAGTTGATTATAAAATACCTTTAGATAGTCGAATAATTGTTCAAGCTGGAGATAAAATCATCAAGGGTTCTTTAATAACAGAAGGTGTTGTATCCCCGCATGATATTTTAGAAGTTTTAGGTGTTCAGTCTGTGCAAGAATATTTATTAGAAGAAGTACAAAAGGTTTATCGTGGACAAGGAGTTACCATTAACGATAAGCACATAGAAGTAATTCTTAGACAAATGACTAAGAAGGTTAAAATTGTCTCTATGGGAGACTCTACTATGCTTCCTGGTGAGCTTGTAGATATTAATCAGTTTAGGGCTGAGAATACCGAACTGATAGAAAAAGGAAAAGAGATTGCTTTAGGCGAAAGAGTTTTGTTAGGTATCACTAAAGCCTCGCTTAATACAGAATCGTTTATTTCTGCTGCTTCTTTCCAAGAAACAGCGAAAGTTTTGACAGAGGCTGCTATAAAGGGCAAGGTTGACGAAATGTATGGTCTTAAAGAGAACGTCATTATTGGTAAGTTAATACCTGCAGGAACGGGTTTTTATGCGTCCATCCCTGTAAGCCTTCAGTCCACTCTCGAGCCTAAAAAGGATGAAGTTTTAGAACTGGAAATATAG
- the rplJ gene encoding 50S ribosomal protein L10: MVNQKNKDALQGIKKTFSENQYVYMVDYKGLTVSKISALRNQLRESNSEMKVLKNTLVLLALQKMYPEVYSQIKDVLTGQTAIIFSEKDPVAPAKVLVDFAKKNDSMILKGGLLESKIINGKEMVSLSALPSKEVLIAKLLMLLNSPVTGFVGALQGNLRNIVYILDAIKDKKTA, translated from the coding sequence GTGGTAAACCAAAAGAATAAGGATGCTTTACAAGGTATCAAAAAAACATTCTCTGAAAATCAATATGTTTATATGGTGGATTATAAAGGTCTTACCGTAAGCAAGATTTCTGCACTTCGTAATCAACTTAGAGAAAGTAATTCCGAGATGAAAGTATTAAAAAATACTTTAGTTTTGTTAGCATTACAAAAGATGTACCCAGAGGTATATTCTCAAATTAAAGATGTTCTGACAGGACAAACTGCAATAATTTTTTCTGAAAAAGATCCAGTTGCACCTGCAAAGGTACTTGTTGATTTTGCTAAGAAGAATGACAGTATGATACTTAAAGGTGGCCTCTTAGAGTCCAAGATTATTAATGGTAAGGAAATGGTTTCTTTATCAGCATTGCCATCAAAAGAAGTTCTTATCGCAAAGCTACTTATGTTGCTCAACAGTCCAGTTACAGGATTTGTTGGTGCATTACAAGGTAACCTTAGAAATATAGTTTACATATTGGATGCGATCAAGGATAAGAAAACAGCTTGA
- the rpmG gene encoding 50S ribosomal protein L33, producing MRVLVTLECTECKRRNYATNKNKKNTTEKLELKKYCKWDKAHTIHKEIK from the coding sequence TTGAGAGTACTTGTTACATTAGAATGCACAGAATGCAAAAGAAGAAATTACGCCACCAATAAAAATAAGAAAAATACTACAGAGAAATTGGAGCTTAAGAAGTATTGTAAATGGGACAAAGCTCACACAATACATAAGGAGATCAAATAG